The nucleotide window CTCTTCACATCTTTGTAGAACTTCTTCTTGGCATATCCTTCAAGATCGAGTGGCTCTCTTCCACAGGCTAAGTAATTCACCAAATCAGCATACCAAGGCCCCTTCTCTTCAGTTGCCTTCACCTCTTCAAGCTTCTTTCCAGTTTCACAAACTGCTACCACTGCTCCAATTGCCATGATTTGCTCTTCTGGAAGCCCTTCATCAATAGGGATCCCACTCTCAATCTTTAGTCTAGACAAGtgatcagctacaccattctcaACTCCTGGCTTGTCTCTAATTTCAAGGTCAAACTCTTGTAGCAGCAAGATCCACCTCAACAGTCTTGGTTTAGCATCCTTCTTGGCCATGAGGTGTCTCAATGCAGCATGGTCAGTGTAGACTATGACCTTTGACCCAACTAAGTAGCTTCTGAACTTCTCAAAGGCATAGACAATGGCTAGCAACTCCTTCTCAGTTGTAGCATACTTCATTTGGGCTTCATCAAGAGTTTTACTTGCATAGTAGATCACATGAGTCTTCTTGTCCTTCTTTTGACCAAGAACGGCTCCCACAGCATAATCACTAGCATCACACATGATCTCAAAGAGGAGATCCCAATCTGGTGGCTGCACAATGGGGGCACTAACCAGCTTCTCCTTCAACATCTTGAAGGCCTGTAGACATTCCCAATCAAAAACGAATGCAGCCTCCTTGCATAGAAGCTTAGTCATTGGCCTTGCTATCATCGAGAAGTCTTGGATGAACCTTCTATAGAATCCGGCATGACCGAGGAAGCTTCTAATGTCTTTAACCGTTTTTGGTGCAGCTAACCCAACCATCACTTCAATCTTGGCCTTGTCTACCTCAATCCCCCTCTCTGAAATCTTGTGTCCAAGCACAATCCCTTCCTTTACCATGAAGTGACACTTCTCCCAGTTCAGCACAAGGTTGGTCTCTTCACATCTCTTGAGGACCCTGCTAAGATTTGACAAACAAGCAGAAAACGAAGATCCGTAGACAGAGAAATCATCCATAAACACCTCCACAACATCCTCTATAAGATCAGAGAAAATAGACATCATGCATCTTTGGAAAGTGGCTGGAGCATTACATAGCCCAAATGGCATCCTTCGATAAGCAAAGGTACCATAGGGGCATGTGAAAGTCGTTTTCTCTTGATCATTTGGATGTATGGGGATTTGGAAGAACCCTgaatatccatcaagaaaacaatAATAGGGATGATTTGCAAGTCTCTCAAGCATTTGATCAATGAATGGCAATGGAAAATGATCCTTTCTAGATGCTTTGTTAAGTTTTCGATAATCTATGCACATCCTATGTCCTGTTATTGTTCTTGTTGGTATTAGTTCATCCTTATCATTTTTAACCACAGTCATTCCTCCTTTCTTTGGAACAACATGCACAGGAGACacccatttgctatccgaaataGGATAGATGACTCCTGCATCTAAGAGTTTTAGAATCTCTTTCTTTACAACATCCTTCAAGTTGGGGTTCAACCTTCTTTGATGTTCTATAGAAGTCATAGATTCATCCTCTAGATGTATCCTATGCATGCATAAAGAAGGTGATAACCCTTTAATATCATCTAGTGAGTAGCCTATTGCCTTTCTATACTTTCTAAGTTCATTCAAAAGTTTAGACAATTCATCTTCACTAAGCTCACTACTCACTATGACAGGGTAAGTTTCATTAGGGCCAAGGAAAGCATACCTTACACCATGGGGAAGAGGTTTAAGCTCCACTTTTGGTGCTTTGAGTTCACTCCAATCATCCTCTTGGAGGTTCTCTTGTTGAGTAGCTGAGAAAGCATGATGATCCTCATATGAAAGCTCCTCATTCTGTTCTTCATCACTAATCTCCGTGTGAGAGTCCAGCATCTTCACATAAGCATCACTTTCCTTGTTCTCGACCATTTGGACCTCTCTCTCAATTGTTAAGGCATGTTGTAGAGAGTCTTCAAGTGCCAACTCCTCTAGAAGTTCATCAGCTAAAACCTCCATCTCCTCAATGTAGAATGCTTGGCTTTGTGTAATAGGCTTCTTCATCAcctccttgatgtcaaagtgaagaatgTTTCCCTTTCCAAGGTGAAGATCAATCTTCCCTTCCTTAACATTCACAACTGCTCCTGCTGTAGCCAAGAAAGGTCTCCCCAATATCAAAGGATCTGTTGGTTCTTCATCCATCTCCAACACCACAAAGTCTGTAGGAATCTCACAATTTCCAACCATAACAGGGAGATCTTCTAGGATACCAATGGGAATCTTCACTGAGCGATCAGCTAGCACAAGAGAGAGTCTACATTTCTTGTATTGTGTAAAGCCAAGCCTTTTAGCAATGGAGAGAGGCATAAGGCTCACACTTGCTCCCAAATCGCATAGACACCTCTCAAAAGCAAATTGCCCAATGGCACAAGGTAaagtgaagcttcctggatcttCAAGCTTCTTAGGGATGGTTAGCCTTTGGATAATAGCGCTACACTCATGAGTAAGAACCaccatgccttccatctccttcttcttcttagttacagcatctttgaggaacttgctgtattgaggcACTAGCATGAAGGCATCAATTATGGGCATAGTAATCTgaacttcactcatttgcttctcaaataagGCTTTGTATTGCTCCAAAAGCTGTCTCTTGAATCTACCGGGAAAAGGAAGTTttggttcatagggaggaggattGAATAGAGCTCCTTTTGATGAAGTTGCAGCTTCATTCTTGTTCTCCCCCTTCTTTTCTTCTCCAATTTTACCCTTTCCTTTTGCTTCAACTATTTTCTCCAAGATCTCCTCATTGGTTTTCTCATCCATAATAACCACATCATCATCCACATTGATGACTACCTCCCCATCTTGCTTCTCATTATCCCTAATGAGAGTTCTTGGTGGTAGCTGTTttccactcctaagggtgatggCTTTCATTGTTTCCTTGGGATTTTGCTCTGGCTTTCCAGGTAATGCCCCTTGTTGGCGACTTGGCTGAgagttcatggaagcaaactgattctccAAATGTCGGatcttgttgttgagctcattgtagcttcCATCGATCTTGGAGTGAATTTTCGTGAACTCATAACCCATTGTCTTCTCATTCTTGGCCTGAAAATCCAAAAGTTTCTTGAACATTGCATCCACACTTGTATCTGAAGTTGGAGCTTGTGAAGAACTTCCTTGAGCTTGAGTAGACTGATTGTTGGTATTATTGAAACCAGGAGGG belongs to Brassica rapa cultivar Chiifu-401-42 chromosome A07, CAAS_Brap_v3.01, whole genome shotgun sequence and includes:
- the LOC117126666 gene encoding uncharacterized protein LOC117126666, with protein sequence MDLLLSNQAKQEQVNFVGGPIQEIPPKINEVDGLEGQEELCFINNNGSWYRKEPNFQYNNYQQKSYSNNQQGGYQQRQNTHQGNYQPRQNTPPGFNNTNNQSTQAQGSSSQAPTSDTSVDAMFKKLLDFQAKNEKTMGYEFTKIHSKIDGSYNELNNKIRHLENQFASMNSQPSRQQGALPGKPEQNPKETMKAITLRSGKQLPPRTLIRDNEKQDGEVVINVDDDVVIMDEKTNEEILEKIVEAKGKGKIGEEKKGENKNEAATSSKGALFNPPPYEPKLPFPGRFKRQLLEQYKALFEKQMSEVQITMPIIDAFMLVPQYSKFLKDAVTKKKKEMEGMVVLTHECSAIIQRLTIPKKLEDPGSFTLPCAIGQFAFERCLCDLGASVSLMPLSIAKRLGFTQYKKCRLSLVLADRSVKIPIGILEDLPVMVGNCEIPTDFVVLEMDEEPTDPLILGRPFLATAGAVVNVKEGKIDLHLGKGNILHFDIKEVMKKPITQSQAFYIEEMEVLADELLEELALEDSLQHALTIEREVQMVENKESDAYVKMLDSHTEISDEEQNEELSYEDHHAFSATQQENLQEDDWSELKAPKVELKPLPHGVRYAFLGPNETYPVIVSSELSEDELSKLLNELRKYRKAIGYSLDDIKGLSPSLCMHRIHLEDESMTSIEHQRRLNPNLKDVVKKEILKLLDAGVIYPISDSKWVSPVHVVPKKGGMTVVKNDKDELIPTRTITGHRMCIDYRKLNKASRKDHFPLPFIDQMLERLANHPYYCFLDGYSGFFQIPIHPNDQEKTTFTCPYGTFAYRRMPFGLCNAPATFQRCMMSIFSDLIEDVVEVFMDDFSVYGSSFSACLSNLSRVLKRCEETNLVLNWEKCHFMVKEGIVLGHKISERGIEVDKAKIEVMVGLAAPKTVKDIRSFLGHAGFYRRFIQDFSMIARPMTKLLCKEAAFVFDWECLQAFKMLKEKLVSAPIVQPPDWDLLFEIMCDASDYAVGAVLGQKKDKKTHVIYYASKTLDEAQMKYATTEKELLAIVYAFEKFRSYLVGSKVIVYTDHAALRHLMAKKDAKPRLLRWILLLQEFDLEIRDKPGVENGVADHLSRLKIESGIPIDEGLPEEQIMAIGAVVAVCETGKKLEEVKATEEKGPWYADLVNYLACGREPLDLEGYAKKKFYKDVKRYYWDEPYLYILCRDQLYRRAVADEEVEGILTHCHGSSYGGHFATFKTVSKVLQAGFWWPHMFKDTQDFVSRCDSCQRRGNITKRNEMPQNPILEVEVFDVWGIDFMGPFPSSFGNKYILVAVDYVSKWVEAVASPTNDSRVVIKMFKSTIFPRFGVPRAVISDGGSHFINKLFESLLKKNGVKHKVATPYHPQTSGQVEISNREIKSILEKTVGTTRKDWSIKLDDALWAYRTAYKTPLGTTPFNLVYGKACHLPVELEYKALWAVKLLNFDIKSAKEKRLLQLNELEEIRLDAFENSRIYKEKTKAFHDKKILKREFNAGDQVLLYNSRLKLFPGKLKSRWSGPFKIKEVRPYGAIMLWNKNGGDFTVNGQRVKLYMGATPEEERTSVPLSDPIPA